The following are encoded together in the Strongyloides ratti genome assembly S_ratti_ED321, chromosome : 2 genome:
- a CDS encoding A-kinase anchor protein 10, mitochondrial, giving the protein MNKLTNIRKHFLKNNDDCKYALNVEKENPRSLSPLLNEDFVDKVNIAVGSLESILSNPQAMSYLIQYMENINHLNYIKFLIHTKSFSEVTPPSYQEAFYIYELYFSSKSIISLFNESTIEGIKNALNNKTITNFLYKDAVLRVKEVINKRYLDSFLSSVYYKSYLIECLNDSPFSLADVFNIDQLLCNFIEYLDTENDRKYLEFIIAVNSFLEDYNNCVDDKSQMEDAMIIYEKYISMQAIEALNFGDSVRVQVEQQICSLHGKPSKECFKVPYDLAKKLLQVKSIPQYRESLFFSRLKKELKYTIDMMNDVSNHGNTNFINIDYINKKGTFQDDDSISLNSNATSSVITNSCPLTPRKKKIKEYSLGKVDEYGRYSPLYDSTILNSSPTHVPNKIKQKIENLLSSSAKKESLVADQVAQLIINDIQNMINNGVSEA; this is encoded by the exons atgaacaaattaactaatatacgaaaacattttttaaaaaataacg atGATTGTAAATATGCTTTAAATGTGGAAAAAGAAAATCCAAGAAGTTTATCACCTTTATTAAATGAAGATTTTGTTGATAAAGTTAACATTGCTGTTGGATCATTAGAGAGTATATTAAGTAATCCACAAGCAATGTCttatttaatacaatatatggaaaatataa atcatttaaattatattaaatttttaattcatacTAAATCATTTTCTGAAGTCACTCCACCATCTTATCAAGAagctttttatatatatgaattatatttttcctCAAAATCAATTATTTCACTTTTTAATGAATCAACTATTGAAGGAATTAAAAAtgcattaaataataaaacaataacaaattttctttataaagaTGCAGTTTTAAGGGTAAAGGAAGTCATTAATAAACGGTATTTagattcatttttatcatctGTTTACTACAAATCTTATTTAATAGAATGTTTAAATGATTCTCCTTTTTCATTAGCTGATGTTTTTAACATTGATCAATTATTATGCAATTTCATTGAATATTTAGACACTGAAAatgatagaaaatatttagaatttataattgctgttaattcttttttagaaGACTATAATAATTGTGTAGATGATAAAAGTCAGATGGAAGATGCTATGataatttatgaaaaatatatttctatgCAAGCTATAGAAGCATTAAATTTTGGAGATTCTGTTCGTGTTCAGGTTGAACAACAAATTTGTAGCTTACATGGAAAACCTTCAAAAGAATGTTTTAAAGTTCCATATGATTTAGCAAAGAAATTGTTACAAGTTAAAAGTATCCCACAATATAGagaaagtttatttttttctagatTAAAAAAGGAATTAAAATATACGATTGATATGATGAATGATGTTTCGAATCATGgaaatacaaattttataaatattgactatattaataaaaaaggtACATTTCAAGATGATGACAGTATTTCTCTTAACAGTAATGCAACTTCAAGTGTCATAACTAATAGTTGTCCTTTAACAccaagaaaaaagaaaattaa agAATATTCTTTAGGAAAAGTTGATGAATATGGAAGGTATAGCCCATTATATGATTCTACAATTCTTAATTCTTCACCAACTCATGTtccaaataaaattaaacaaaaaattgaGAATTTACTTAGTTCAAGCGCTAAAAAAGAATCATTAGTAGCTGATCAAGTGGctcaattaataattaatgatatacaaaatatgattaataaCGGAGTTTCTGAAgcataa
- a CDS encoding Acetyl-coenzyme A synthetase 2-like, mitochondrial, translating to MSDCKVKFDLDGSKGNNLFPPPSSLSASAHIKNIQTYHERYRSSLNESDKFWRNVASELYFEKMTDNGLEWNFNREKGRIFVNFMKGSRTNIAYNCLERNINRGLGNKIAFKFEGNEPGDEDSITYKELLEKVIAFSAVLRSKGVKKGDVVAIYLPMSFELPIAMLACARIGAIHSIVFAGFSSESLANRIIHCKSKILITADAFYRSNKLIDLRALAVTAVKICEKSNYKIDSMIVVNHSDKITIPNGAPQPSTSAGPLDIECSWDSELKQAYGIESPVEWMDSEDPSFILYTSGSTGSPKGIVHTTAGYMTYAYYTCKITFDSQDDDMYWCTADCGWITGHSYVVYGPLMNGMSSIIFEGIPTYPDAGRMWNIVEKYGVTKLYTAPTAVRCLMGFGNEIVKKYNRSSLKIIGSVGEPINPSAWEWLYYVVGEKRAAVVDTYWQTETGGHVIVPVPGAVPTKPGSATLPFFGVVPCILDNDGALMEGPGEGNLCFSQPWPGISRSCWDDHERWEKTYFSSFKGYYFTGDGCRRDEDGYHWVTGRVDDLMNVSGHLLSTAEIESALVEHPGVSEAAVVAAPHNIKGNFPYAFVTMLEGTKLTPTIVNELKLTVRRKIGAIAVPDVVQEAPGLPKTRSGKITRRILRKIAEGDVNADFGDTTTLVDESVITKLINNRPESKTG from the coding sequence ATGTCCGACTGTAAGGTCAAATTTGATTTAGATGGTTCTAAGGGAAATAACTTGTTTCCGCCACCTAGTTCCTTGTCTGCTTCTGCTCACATTAAAAACATCCAAACATACCATGAGAGATATCGTTCAAGTTTAAATGAAAGTGATAAATTCTGGAGAAATGTTGCATCTGAACTTTACTTTGAAAAAATGACAGATAATGGATTAGAGTGGAATTTTAATAGGGAAAAAGGAAgaatatttgtaaattttatgaaaGGTTCTAGAACCAATATTGCTTACAATTGTTtagaaagaaatattaatcgTGGTTTGGGAAATAAAATAGCTTTCAAATTTGAAGGTAATGAACCTGGCGATGAAGATTCAATTACTTACAAAGAACTTCTTGAAAAAGTAATTGCTTTTTCAGCTGTTTTAAGAAGTAAGGGTGTAAAAAAAGGAGATGTTGTTGCAATTTATCTTCCAATGTCATTTGAATTACCTATTGCTATGTTAGCCTGTGCACGTATTGGGGCTATCCATTCAATCGTTTTTGCAGGATTTTCAAGTGAATCACTTGCAAACAGAATAATTCATTGTAAATCAAAGATCTTAATTACTGCTGATGCTTTTTATAgatcaaataaattaattgatttaAGAGCTCTTGCAGTTACAGCAGTTAAAATTTGTGAAAAAAGTAACTACAAAATTGACAGTATGATTGTTGTAAATCATTCTGATAAAATTACTATTCCTAATGGTGCTCCTCAACCATCAACCTCTGCTGGTCCACTAGATATTGAATGTTCATGGGACTCAGAACTTAAACAAGCTTATGGAATTGAGAGTCCTGTTGAATGGATGGATTCAGAGGATCCatcatttattttgtatacCTCAGGATCAACTGGTTCCCCAAAAGGTATTGTTCATACAACAGCTGGATACATGACATATGCTTACTATACTTGTAAAATTACATTTGATTCACAAGATGATGATATGTATTGGTGCACAGCTGATTGTGGATGGATTACGGGACATTCTTATGTTGTATATGGTCCTCTAATGAATGGAATGTCATCAATAATCTTTGAAGGAATTCCAACATATCCAGATGCTGGAAGAATGTGGAATATAGTTGAAAAATATGGTGTTACAAAGCTTTACACAGCACCAACTGCTGTAAGATGTTTAATGGGATTTGGTAATGAAATTGTGAAGAAATATAATCGttcatcattaaaaattattggaaGTGTAGGTGAACCAATTAATCCATCTGCATGGGAATGGCTTTATTATGTTGTTGGAGAAAAAAGGGCTGCTGTTGTTGATACTTATTGGCAAACTGAAACAGGAGGACATGTTATTGTACCTGTTCCTGGAGCAGTTCCAACAAAACCTGGTTCCGCAACTTTACCTTTCTTTGGAGTTGTACCCTGTATTTTGGATAACGATGGTGCTTTAATGGAAGGTCCTGGTGAAGGAAATTTGTGTTTCTCACAACCATGGCCAGGTATAAGTAGATCATGTTGGGATGATCACGAAAGATGGGAAAAAACATACTTTTCCTCTTTCAAAGGATATTACTTTACAGGAGATGGTTGTAGAAGAGACGAGGATGGATATCATTGGGTTACAGGAAGAGTTGATGATCTCATGAATGTCTCAGGTCATTTACTTAGTACAGCTGAAATTGAATCAGCATTAGTGGAACATCCTGGTGTTTCTGAAGCTGCTGTCGTAGCTGCTCCTCATAATATAAAAGGAAATTTCCCATATGCTTTTGTAACAATGCTAGAAGGAACCAAACTTACACCAACTATTGTTAATGAACTTAAATTGACTGTACGTAGAAAAATCGGTGCTATTGCAGTTCCAGATGTTGTTCAAGAAGCTCCAGGACTTCCAAAAACTCGTTCTGGCAAAATTACACGTAGAATTCTTCGCAAGATTGCCGAAGGTGATGTCAATGCTGACTTTGGTGATACTACCACTCTTGTCGATGAATCTGTCATAACTAAGCTTATTAATAATAGACCTGAGAGTAAGACTGGATAA
- a CDS encoding RPEL repeat-containing protein has product MKSSSFPVSKKESLDEDLNYFYQNDSSSEEEEYNKFINVQKDLLSKELISGQLNKEDICLSDKLIDLEKMKPTIEDGFNTKIPIGSGNKIQQSDSDELLNTSKSSKFSKQNRSSHLSDNLKNKKFWWRIIRPWKWKKSKKNKVQKNSPSSFRSSNTGDRPLLTVNQQSQLLAQVVSSTSNNDFNMIIRDPQKPLTSELFLKTSHQLKNNDKGSTIYKESSNPQLNDSQNLVHESSSTMIKDQFPKSASTSQLQYQNVKESKIQSPLKITTTACYTNSQYETEFPVNSNSISIDNFASIPLAQTETSLNNSIKSNISEEKQVDNSNYTDTSFSNYTQTHSSQSNSLQLSENKENLNTETFSESVWQPVLSTTNPVLSTARTLAESSTVTDSDDISIQASEPNLHAKPKKPALKKPGQPSRKVIPKRTSSRRKESQRRAQRAAIVQRRKTLESKNTKFCTDENDLPTRLTDDSDSDPDIQYRDDLHEISPKLQDRNRINGTSTKSTNPLIASKIVPVKSIRRSADGNNESDEDVSLTNGLAMKIQRKDTLARQLDTSKVSDDIPNQTSSERRRLMHKVSLKLERKLSERPLAQELEQRNILKVQGADSLAKKNMDETRKMLLRKLSFRPTVEELKYKQIIKFNDYVEVMEAEMYNRKGDKPWTRLTQSEKALIRKELNDYKLTEMAVHEDSRVYTRFHRP; this is encoded by the exons ATGAAATCTTCTTCTTTTCCAGTCTCTAAAAAAGAATCATTAGATGAGgatttaaattacttttatcaGAATGATTCAAGTAGTGAAGAAgaagaatataataaat ttataaaTGTTCAAAAAGATTTGCTTTCAAAAGAACTTATAAGTGgacaattaaataaagaagaCATTTGTTTGAGTGATAAATTAATAGATTTGGAGAAAATGAAACCAACTATTGAGGATGGTTTCAATACCAAGATTCCTATTGGTTCTGGTAATAAGATTCAACAATCTGATAGCGATGAATTGTTAAATACAAGTAAAAGTTCAAAATTTAGTAAACAAAATCGATCTAGTCATTTAagtgataatttaaaaaataaaaaattttggtgGAGAATAATTCGCCCCTGGAAGTggaaaaaatcaaaaaaaaataaagtccAGAAAAATAGTCCCTCAAG tTTCCGTTCTTCAAATACAGGAGATAGACCATTATTGACAGTTAATCAACAGTCACAACTTCTTGCACAGGTCGTTTCTTCTACATCAAATAATGATTTCAATATGATTATTCGTGATCCTCAGAAACCGTTAACCtctgaattatttttaaaaacatctcatcaattgaaaaataatgataaaggATCAACAATTTATAAAGAATCAAGTAATCCACAATTAAATGATTCACAAAATTTAGTTCATGAAAGCTCATCAACCATGATAAAAGATCAATTTCCAAAAAGTGCATCAACAAGTCAACTTCAATATCAAAATGTAAAAGAATCAAAAATACAATCTCCGTTAAAAATAACAACGACTGCTTGCTATACAAATTCACAATATGAGACTGAATTTCCGGTAAATTCAAATTCAATAT ctATTGATAATTTTGCTTCCATTCCATTGGCTCAAACGGAAacatctttaaataattctataaaaag TAATATAAGTGAAGAGAAACAGGTTGATAATAGCAATTATACAGACACATCTTTTTCTAACTATACACAAACACATTCTTCACAATCTAATTCACTTCAGTTATcagaaaataaagaaaatttaaatactgAAACATTTTCTGAAAGTGTATGGCAACCTGTTTTATCAACAACAAATCCTGTACTTTCAACAGCAAGAACACTAGCTGAATCATCTACAGTAACTGATAGTGATGACATTT CAATTCAAGCTTCAGAGCCTAATTTACATGCAAAACCAAAAAAACCTGCTCTTAAGAAACCTGGTCAACCAAGTAGAAAAGTTATACCAAAACGAACTTCTTCACGTAGGAAAGAAAGTCAACGACGGGCACAACGAGCAGCAATTGTCCAACGAAGAAAAACATTAGAAagtaaaaatacaaaattttgtACTGATGAAAATGATCTCCCAACAAGATTAACTGACGACAGTGATAGTGATCCAGATATTCAATATCGTGATGATCTTCATGAAATATCACCAAAACTTCAAGATAGAAATAGGATTAATGGTACTTCAACAAAATCAACAAATCCATTGATTGCATCTAAGATAGTTCCAGTAAAGTCAATTAGACGTTCTGCAGATGGTAATAATGAAAGTGATGAAGATGTTTCTTTAACAAACGGGTTGGCAATGAAAATTCAACGAAAGGATACATTGGCACGACAATTAGATACATCTAAAGTTTCAGATGATATTCCTAATCAAACATCTTCAGAGAGGAGAAGACTTATGCATAAGGTTTCACTAAAGTTAGAAAg aaaactGTCAGAACGACCATTAGCCCAAGAACTTGAACAAAGAAATATTCTTAAAGTTCAAGGTGCTGATTCTTTAgccaaaaaaaatatggacGAAACAAGAAAAATGCTTTTACGAAAA ctaTCTTTTCGTCCTACTGttgaagaattaaaatacaaacaaataataaaattcaatGATTATGTTGAAGTTATGGAAGCTGAAATGTATAATCGTAAAGGAGATAAACCATGGACTAGGCTAACTCAATCTGAAAAAGCACTAATAAGAAAAGAATTAAATGACTACAAGTTAACGGAGATGGCTGTTCATGAAGATAGTCGTGTATATACAAGATTCCATCGTCCCTAA
- a CDS encoding Mitochondrial peptide methionine sulfoxide reductase has translation MRYGLKEENIYLLRMASCCFKKLTSNKAYFGMQCFWGSESRFARVKGVTCTKVGYSGGTKPNPTYKDIGDHTEIVEVTYDPTVISYTDLLEIFWNSHSPLIHRKKQYQSAILYLTDEEGDLAKSSLDNYKRILESDEEKIETYVEKLSFFTDAEDYHQKYWLRNAPELLSLLKLEGKDDEIKNSILATKVNGYLGGASDYSEFPNIAKKYDLSDKEIELIIKLSEEISKSRSSCH, from the exons ATGAGATATGGATTGAAGGAAG agaatatttatttactaaGAATGGCTAGttgttgttttaaaaaattaacttcaAATAAAGCATATTTTGGTATGCAATGTTTTTGGGGTTCTGAATCACGTTTTGCAAGGGTTAAGGGTGTAACTTGTACGAAAGTTGGTTATTCTGGTGGTACAAAACCCAATCCAACATATAAAGATATTGGTGATCATAcag aaattgtTGAAGTTACATATGATCCAACTGTTATATCATATACAGAtcttttagaaattttttggAATTCACATTCCCCATTAATTCACAGAAAAAAACAATACCAATCGGCTATTCTTTATCTAACAGATGAGGAGGGTGATCTTGCTAAATCATCATTAGATAATTATAAACGTATATTGGAAAGTGATGAAGAAAAGATTGAAACATATGTTGAAAAACTATCTTTTTTTACTGATGCCGAAGATTATCATCAAAAGTATTGGCTTCGAAATGCTCCAGAACTTTTATCTCTCTTAAAACTTGAAGGAAAAGatgatgaaataaaaaattcaatattAGCAACTAAAGTAAATGGCTATTTAGGTGGAGCATCAGATTATTCAGAATTTCCTAATATTGCAAAGAAATATGATTTAAGTGATAAAGAAAttgaattaattattaaattgtcCGAAGAAATTTCAAAATCTCGTAGTTCATGCCATTAG
- a CDS encoding Pre-mRNA-splicing factor SPF27, translating into MLALESSSTLNVTNEHLIDALPYFDTNFGEEERDFALKLIEAECKIYRPTKDYLRNYFEPDYDCYLTDILKNEMERMEKGLPMEKIDLSQYEKIYNSSTRFNDKQSVAKALSIQKSKLEHLQLRKINLEIMEDYGNEICLRYNKLLQENFNKEDIELNLSKAKLMEVHASRKRSHLEAGEKIQYLENNWVHLVTKTFHMKKEIDSLKGKLGCLKKKQKVDA; encoded by the coding sequence ATGTTAGCTTTAGAATCTTCTTCTACATTAAATGTAACTAATGAACATTTAATTGATGCTTTACCTTATTTCGATACTAATTTTGGAGAAGAGGAACGTGATTTTGCATTAAAACTTATTGAGGCAGAATGTAAAATTTATCGTCCAACAAAAGATTATCttagaaattattttgaacCTGATTATGATTGTTATTTAACtgatatattgaaaaatgaaATGGAAAGAATGGAAAAAGGATTACCTATGGAAAAAATTGATCTATCtcaatatgaaaaaatttataattcaaGTACAAGATTTAATGACAAACAAAGTGTTGCAAAGGCTTTATCCATacaaaaaagtaaattagaACATTTgcaattaagaaaaattaatcttGAAATAATGGAAGATTATGGAAATGAAATTTGCCTTCGTTATAATAAGTTATTACaggaaaattttaataaagaagATATAGAATTAAATTTGTCAAAGGCAAAGTTAATGGAAGTACATGCTTCGAGGAAAAGAAGTCATCTTGAAGCTGGTGAAAAGATTCAATATCTTGAAAATAATTGGGTACATTTGGTTACAAAGACATTTCAcatgaaaaaagaaattgataGTTTGAAGGGAAAATTAGGTTGCTTAAAGAAAAAGCAAAAAGTGGATGCATAA
- a CDS encoding Nicotinic acetylcholine receptor family and Neurotransmitter-gated ion-channel transmembrane domain and Neurotransmitter-gated ion-channel family and Neurotransmitter-gated ion-channel ligand-binding domain and Nicotinic acetylcholine-gated receptor, transmembrane domain-containing protein, with translation MVSYNRHRRPAHSPTEPITIKLKLRLSQIIDVHEIDQIMTCSVWLKQVWIDPKLSWNPKNYGGVNVLYIPYESIWVPDLVLYNNADSNYNITISTKATLHYSGQVTWEPPAIFKSMCQIDVRWFPFDEQTCFLKFGSWTFSEDLLNLELLEVQTKTVEEISSTGEKENVTIAEDGIDLSDYYPSVEWDIMSRIAKRRAKNYPSCCPNSGAYVDIMYFLNLRRKPLFYTVNLVFPCVGISFLTILVFYLPSDSGEKVTLCISILVALTVFFLLLTEIIPATSIALPLIGKYLLFTMVMVTLSVVVTVIALNLHFRTPTTHKMPRWVKIVFLKWLPTVLFMRRPLDDSDDSFRRMGKKGLKNKKVPLNYHEHRVSREIGTMYANAQQKNEIQKLYYSPPVVKAFENVCFIAELLKKKDRDDKVDEDWKYVAMVLDRLFLILFSFACFIGTMWILLQAPTLYDTREAIDLQYRPANMSID, from the exons ATGGTTAGTTATAATCGACATCGTCGACCAGCTCATAGTCCCACAGAACCGATAACAATTAAGCTTAAATTAAGATTATCACAAATTATTGATGTT caTGAAATTGATCAAATAATGACATGTAGTGTATGGTTAAAGCAGGTATGGATTGACCCTAAATTATCATGGAATCCAAAAAATTATGGAGGGGTTAATGTTTTGTATATTCCTTATGAATCTATATGG gTGCCCGATttagttttatataataatgcggattcaaattataatataacaattagTACAAAAGCAACACTTCATTATTCAGGACAGGTAACATGGGAACCACCTGCAATATTTAAATCTATGTGTCAAATAGATGTAAGGTGGTTTCCATTTGATGAACAGACatgttttttaaagtttGGATCATGGACATTTTCAgaagatttattaaatttagaaTTATTAGAAGTTCAAACTAAAACAGTAGAAGAAATTTCATCAACAGGTGAGAAAGAAAATGTAACAATTGCTGAAGATGGTATTGATCTTTCTGATTATTATCCATCTGTTGAATGGGATATTATGTCAAGAATAGCTAAAAGAAGAGCAAAAAATTATCCTTCATGTTGCCCAAATAGTGGAGCTTACGTTGatattatgtattttttaaatttacgaAGAAAaccattattttatactGTCAATCTAGTCTTTCCTTGTGTTggaatttcatttttaactataCTTGTATTTTATCTTCCATCAGATTCTGGAGAAAAAGTAACCTTATGTATATCTATTCTTGTAGCATTAACTGTCttctttcttttattaacAGAAATAATTCCTGCTACAAGTATTGCTTTACCATTAATaggaaaatatttattatttacaatgGTTATGGTAACATTAAGTGTTGTTGTAACAGTAATTGCTTTGAATCTTCATTTCCGTACACCTACAACACATAAAATGCCAAGATGggtaaaaattgtatttctTAAATGGCTACCAACAGTTTTATTTATGAGAAGACCCCTAGACGATAGTGATGATAGTTTTAGAAGAATGGGTAAAAAaggtttaaaaaataaaaaagttccTCTTAACTATCATGAACATCGAGTATCAAGAGAAATAGGTACTATGTATGCAAATGctcaacaaaaaaatgaaattcaaaaattatattattctcCACCAGTTGTAAAAGCATTTGAAAATGTTTGTTTTATTGCAGAgttgttaaaaaagaaagacAGAGATGATAAAGTTGATGAAGATTGGAAGTATGTTGCAATGGTATTAGatagattatttttaattcttttttcatttgCCTGTTTTATTGGTACAATGTGGATTTTATTACAAGCTCCAACATTATATGATACAAGAGAAGCAATTGATCTTCAATACAGGCCTGCCAATATGTCAATTGATTAA
- a CDS encoding 60S ribosomal protein L13, with protein sequence MAPKGNNVIPNAHFRKHWERRIKTWFNQPGRKLRRKQNRVAKAKAIAPRPAAGNLKPVVRCPTQKYNRKLRLGRGFTLAELKLAGLSAHQAQTIGIAVDYRRQNKSVEGLERNVERLKLYKSKLIIFPKNASNPKKGDATAEEIKLASQLAGTILPIVKEVKPVEILPVTEELKKFGVYRYLRKVRSDKKHKGRREKKAAEAAEEGLGGSGRR encoded by the exons ATGGCTCCAAAAGGAAATAATGTAATCCCAAATGCTCATTTCCGCAAGCACTGGGAACGCAGAATTAAAACATGGTTCAATCAACCTGGACGAAAACTCCGTAGAAAGCAAAACAGAGTAGCAAAAGCTAAAGCTATTGCACCACGTCCAGCTGCTGGAAACTTGAAGCCAGTTGTTAGATGTCCAACACAAAAATACAACAGAAAACTTCGTCTTGGACGTGGATTCACTCTTGCTGAACTTAAACTTGCCGGTTTATCTGCTCACCAAGCCCAGACTATTGGAATTGCTGTTGATTATAGACGTCAAAATAAATCTGTCGAAGGACTTGAGCGTAATGTTGAACGTCTTAAGCTTTACAAGAGTAAACTTATAATTTTCCCTAAAAACGCTTCTAATCCAAAGAAAGGAGACGCTACt gctGAAGAAATTAAACTTGCTTCTCAACTCGCTGGAACAATCCTTCCAATCGTTAAAGAAGTCAAGCCTGTCGAGATTCTCCCAGTTACTGAAGAACTTAAAAAATTCGGAGTCTACAGATACCTTCGTAAAGTTCGTTCTGATAAGAAACACAAAGGAAGACGTGAAAAGAAAGCTGCTGAAGCCGCTGAAGAAGGACTTGGAGGATCTGGACGCCGTTAA
- a CDS encoding TPPP family protein CG45057 — MASSKETISEFKFDWDNKEVKKIFDAFMKFGNASATEMTGKNFDKWLKDAGVIDGKTITLTMTGIAFSKVAGPKKKVTFPEAKKVIINVAKDRANQAKTDVQEELNKIVEKLKIVEGPKLGNAAKASADGVYSRLTDHTKYTGAHKERFTEDGKGKGKAGREDIIEHDGYVSSYKNKGTYDKVHSNDN; from the exons atggCTAGTTCTAAAGAAACAATATCTgaatttaaatttgattGGGACAATAAAGAAGtcaaaaaaat ATTTGATGCATTTATGAAATTTGGAAATGCTTCAGCAACAGAAATGACaggaaaaaattttgataagtGGCTCAAAGATGCTGGAGTTATTGATGGGAAAACAATAACTTTAACAATGACAGGAATAGCTTTTTCTAAAGTAGCAggaccaaaaaaaaaagttacattCCCAGAGGCTAAGAAAGTAATTATTAATGTTGCTAAAGACCGTGCTAATCAAGCAAAAACAGATGTTCAAGAAGaacttaataaaattgttgaaaaattaaaaattgtcgAGGGACCAAAACTTGGGAATGCTGCTAAAGCATCAGCTGATGGTGTTTACAGCCGTCTTACTGATCATACGAAATACACAGGAGCACACAAAGAAAGATTTACAGAAGATGGTAAAGGAAAAGGAAAAGCTGGAAGAGAAGATATAATTGAACATGATGGTTATGTAAGTAGCTATAAGAATAAAGGAACATATGATAAAGTTCATTCTaatgataattaa